The following are from one region of the Siniperca chuatsi isolate FFG_IHB_CAS linkage group LG21, ASM2008510v1, whole genome shotgun sequence genome:
- the smarca4a gene encoding SWI/SNF related, matrix associated, actin dependent regulator of chromatin, subfamily a, member 4a isoform X1 — protein sequence MSTPDPPMGGTPRPGPSPGPGPSPGGMMGPSPGPSPGSAHSMMGPSPGPPGSGHPHPPQGPSGYPQDNMHQMHKPMEAMHEKGMPDDPRYGQMKGMGMRPGGHSGMGPPPSPMDQHSQGYPSPLGGSEHAPSPVPANGPPSGPMMPGGPPGPGAGPMEGSGDPSQGMGQPNRGGPQGPGGPGGAGGGPGGAGGPTPFNQNQLHQLRAQIMAYKMLARSQPLPEHLQMAVQGKRPMPGMQQQPMPNMPPSAGPGGVPGAGPGPAQANYNRPHGMVGPNMAPPGPAGVPPGMQGQPTNGPPKSWPEGPMVNAAAPSNPPQKLIPPQPTGRPSPAPPSVPPAASPVMPPQTQSPGQPAQPPPMMLHQKQNRITPIQKPRGLDPVEILQEREYRLQARIAHRIQELENLPGSLAGDLRTKATIELKALRLLNFQRQLRQEVVVCMRRDTALETALNAKAYKRSKRQSLREARITEKLEKQQKIEQERKRRQKHQEYLNSILQHAKDFKEYHRSITAKLQKATKAVATYHANTEREQKKENERIEKERMRRLMAEDEEGYRKLIDQKKDKRLAYLLQQTDEYVANLTELVRAHKAVQALKEKKKKKKKKKPEPVEGGAPALGPDGEPLDETSQMSDLPVKVIHVDSGKILTGVEAPKAGQLEAWLEMNPGYEVAPRSDSEDSGSEEEEEEEEDEEEQPHPSSAPAEEKKKIPDPDSEDVSEVDVQHIIEHAKQDVDDEYGNAAFNRGLQSYYAVAHAVTEKVDKQSSLLVNGQLKQYQIKGLEWLVSLYNNNLNGILADEMGLGKTIQTIALITYLMEYKRLNGPFLIIVPLSTLSNWVYEFDKWAPSVVKVSYKGSPAARRAFVPILRSGKFNVLLTTYEYIIKDKQVLAKLRWKYMIVDEGHRMKNHHCKLTQVLNTHYLAPRRLLLTGTPLQNKLPELWALLNFLLPTIFKSCSTFEQWFNAPFAMTGEKVDLNEEETILIIRRLHKVLRPFLLRRLKKEVEAQLPEKVEYVIKCDMSALQRVLYRHMQAKGVLLTDGSEKDKKGKGGTKTLMNTIMQLRKICNHPYMFQHIEESFSEHLGYSGGIVSGPDLYRSSGKFELLDRILPKLRATNHKVLLFCQMTSLMTIMEDYFAYRNFKYLRLDGTTKAEDRGMLLKTFNDPASEYFVFLLSTRAGGLGLNLQSADTVIIFDSDWNPHQDLQAQDRAHRIGQQNEVRVLRLCTVNSVEEKILAAAKYKLNVDQKVIQAGMFDQKSSGYERRAFLQAILEHEEQDEVGARGGCRSRGAWEEDEVPDDETVNQMIARSEEEFEQFMRMDLDRRREEARNPKRKPRLMEEDDMPSWILKDDAEVERLTCEEEEEKMFGRGSRQRKEVDYSDSLTEKQWLKAIEEGNLEDIEEEVRHKKTTRKRKRDRDHDIGPATPSSSSGRGREKDEEVKKAKKRGRPPAEKLSPNPLSLTKKMKKIVDAVIKYKDGSNGRQLSEVFIQLPSRKELPEYYELIRKPVDFRKIKERIRSHKYRSLNDLEKDVMLLCQNAQTFNLEGSLIYEDSIVLQSVFTSVRQKIEKEDESEGEESEEEEEEPDEGSESESRSVKVKIKLSRKEKGERGGKGQRRRGRGARAKPVVSDDDSEEEQEEEHSASGSEED from the exons ATGTCCACTCCTGACCCCCCGATGGGAGGGACACCTCGGCCCGGACCCTCCCCAGGCCCAGGGCCATCTCCAGGAGGCATGATGGGCCCGAGCCCAGGCCCCTCTCCAGGCTCAGCCCACAGCATGATGGGGCCCAGCCCAGGACCTCCTGGATCTGGACACCCCCACCCTCCACAGGGACCCTCAGGATATCCTCAAGACAACATGCACCAGATGCACAAA CCCATGGAAGCCATGCATGAGAAGGGAATGCCCGATGACCCCCGCTATGGACAGATGAAGGGCATGGGCATGAGACCAGGGGGGCACAGTGGGATGGGACCCCCTCCAAGCCCCATGGACCAACATTCTCAAG GTTACCCCTCTCCATTGGGAGGCTCGGAGCACGCACCTAGCCCTGTCCCAGCCAACGGCCCTCCCTCTGGCCCTATGATGCCCGGAGGTCCCCCTGGCCCCGGGGCTGGCCCCATGGAGGGCAGTGGGGACCCTAGCCAGGGAATGGGTCAACCTAACCGCGGGGGTCCCCAGGGTCCAGGTGGACCCGGTGGTGCAGGAGGTGGACCTGGTGGCGCAGGTGGACCCACTCCTTTCAACCAGAACCAGTTGCACCAACTCAGGGCTCAGATTATGGCCTACAAGATGCTGGCACGCAGTCAGCCCTTACCGGAGCACCTGCAGATGGCTGTGCAGGGGAAGAGGCCCATGCCAGGGATGCAGCAACAGCCGATGCCCAACATGCCACCTTCTGCAGGGCCTGGAGGTGTTCCTGGGGCTGGTCCAGGACCAGCTCAGGCTAACTACAACAGACCACATG GTATGGTAGGTCCCAATATGGCGCCTCCTGGACCTGCAGGAGTTCCCCCAGGTATGCAAGGCCAGCCTACCAACGGACCCCCTAAATCATGGCCTGAAG GACCAATGGTGAATGCTGCTGCTCCATCCAACCCTCCTCAGAAGCTGATTCCACCTCAACCCACTGGCAGACCCTCTCCCGCTCCTCCCTCTGTGCCCCCCGCTGCCTCCCCAGTAATGCCCCCTCAGACGCAGTCCCCAGGACAGCCTGCCCAGCCCCCTCCCATGATGCTTCACCAGAAGCAGAACCGCATAACCCCCATCCAAAAACCTCGCGGGCTGGACCCAGTGGAGATCCTCCAGGAGAGAGAGTACAG GCTACAGGCCCGTATTGCTCACCGTATCCAGGAGCTGGAGAACCTTCCTGGCTCTCTAGCTGGTGATCTGCGCACAAAGGCCACCATCGAGCTCAAGGCCCTGAGGCTGCTTAACTTCCAGAGACAG CTGCGTCAGGAGGTTGTGGTTTGCATGCGTCGTGACACTGCTTTGGAAACTGCCCTCAACGCAAAGGCCTACAAGCGCAGCAAACGCCAGTCTCTACGTGAGGCCCGCATCACTGAGAAGCTCGAGAAACAGCAGAAGATCGAACAGGAGCGTAAACGTCGCCAGAAACACCAG GAATACCTCAACAGCATCCTGCAGCATGCCAAGGATTTTAAGGAGTACCATCGCTCCATCACAGCGAAGCTCCAGAAGGCCACCAAAGCTGTCGCCACCTATCATGCCAACACTGAGCGCGAGcagaagaaagagaatgagCGCATTGAAAAGGAGAGAATGCGGAGGCTGATG GCTGAAGATGAAGAAGGCTATCGTAAACTTATCgaccaaaagaaagacaagcgTCTGGCCTACctgctgcagcagacagacgAATACGTGGCCAACCTCACTGAGCTGGTGCGCGCCCACAAAGCCGTACAAGCTctcaaagagaagaaaaagaagaagaaaaagaag AAGCCAGAGCCTGTGGAGGGTGGTGCTCCTGCCCTGGGACCTGATGGAGAG CCTTTAGATGAGACCAGTCAAATGAGTGACCTACCGGTGAAGGTCATCCATGTGGACAGTGGAAAGATCCTGACTGGAGTTGAAGCACCTAAGGCTGGCCAGCTGGAGGCCTGGCTTGAAATGAACCCAGG ATACGAAGTAGCACCACGTTCAGACAGTGAAGACAGTGGttcagaagaggaggaggaggaggag gaggatgaagaggagcagcCTCACCCCTCTTCAGCTCcagcagaggagaagaagaagattcCTGACCCTGACAGTGAAGACGTATCTGAAGTGGATGTCCAGCACATCATCGA ACACGCCAAGCAGGATGTAGATGATGAGTACGGTAATGCAGCGTTCAACCGAGGCCTGCAGTCCTACTACGCTGTGGCTCATGCTGTCACTGAGAAAGTGGACAAACAGTCCTCACTGCTGGTCAATGGGCAGCTCAAGCAATACCAG ATCAAAGGTTTGGAGTGGCTGGTGTCGCTTTACAACAACAACTTGAATGGCATCCTGGCTGATGAGATGGGTCTTGGAAAAACTATCCAGACCATCGCACTCATCACTTACCTCATGGAGTACAAGCGCCTCAACGGGCCCTTCCTCATCATTGTACCTCTCTC AACTCTATCAAACTGGGTCTATGAGTTTGATAAGTGGGCCCCATCTGTCGTGAAAGTCTCCTACAAG GGGTCTCCAGCTGCTCGTCGTGCGTTCGTTCCCATCTTGCGCAGTGGCAAATTCAACGTGCTGCTCACCACATACGAGTACATTATCAAAGATAAGCAAGTGCTAGCAAAG CTTCGTTGGAAGTACATGATTGTGGACGAGGGCCATCGTATGAAGAACCACCACTGTAAGCTGACCCAGGTCTTGAACACACACTACTTGGCCCCGCGGCGTCTGCTGCTCACAGGCACGCCGCTGCAGAACAAGCTACCTGAGCTCTGGGCCCTGCTCAACTTCCTCCTGCCCACCATTTTCAAGAGCTGCAGTACATTCGAACAGTGGTTCAATGCCCCCTTTGCCATGACTGGAGAGAAG GTTGACCTTAATGAAGAAGAGACCATCCTGATCATTCGACGTTTACACAAGGTGCTCCGGCCTTTCTTGCTGCGCCGACTCAAGAAAGAAGTCGAGGCCCAGCTGCCCGAGAAG GTGGAGTACGTGATAAAGTGCGACATGTCAGCCCTCCAGAGGGTTTTGTACAGACACATGCAGGCCAAGGGAGTCTTGCTCACAGATGGGTCAGAAAAAGACAAGAAG GGTAAAGGTGGCACGAAGACCCTGATGAACACTATCATGCAACTGAGAAAGATTTGCAACCACCCCTACATGTTCCAGCACATTGAG gAGTCTTTCTCTGAGCATCTTGGTTATTCTGGTGGAATCGTGAGCGG CCCTGACCTGTACCGCTCCTCTGGGAAGTTTGAGCTGCTGGATCGCATCCTGCCCAAGCTGAGGGCCACCAACCACAAAGTGCTGCTTTTCTGTCAAATGACCTCACTCATGACCATCATGGAGGATTACTTTGCGTACCGTAACTTCAAGTACCTGCGTCTGGATG GAACCACCAAGGCAGAGGACCGTGGCATGCTGCTGAAGACATTCAATGACCCAGCCTCTGAGTACTTTGTGTTCCTGCTCAGCACCAGGGCAGGAGGCCTGGGCCTCAACCTGCAGTCTGCAGACACAGTCATCATCTTTGATAGTGACTGGAACCCACATCAG GACTTGCAGGCCCAGGACCGAGCCCATCGTATCGGTCAGCAGAATGAGGTGCGCGTGCTCCGCCTCTGCACCGTCAACAGTGTGGAGGAAAAGATCCTGGCAGCGGCCAAGTACAAACTGAACGTGGATCAGAAGGTCATCCAGGCCGGCATGTTCGACCAGAAGTCTTCAGGCTATGAACGGCGGGCCTTCTTACAGGCCATTCTGGAGCACGAGGAACAGGACGAGGTCGGGGCTCGAGGAGGCTGCCGCTCTAGGGGGGCGTGG GAGGAAGACGAGGTGCCCGATGACGAGACTGTCAATCAGATGATCGCCAGAAGTGAAGAGGAGTTTGAACAGTTCATG cGCATGGATCTAGACAGACGCCGCGAGGAGGCCCGCAACCCTAAGAGGAAACCTCGTCTGATGGAGGAGGACGATATGCCCAGCTGGATTTTAAAAGATGACGCTGAGGTTGAGAGGCTAACTtgcgaagaggaggaggagaagatgttTGGCAGAGGATCCCGCCAACGTAAGGAAGTGGACTACAGCGACTCGCTCACTGAGAAACAATGGCTCAAG GCCATAGAAGAGGGTAATCTAGAGGACATCGAAGAGGAAGTGCGCCACAAAAAGACAACCAGAAAGCGCAAGAGAGACCGTGACCATGACATCGGCCCGGCCACGCCCAGCTCCAGCAGCGGCCGAGGGCGGGAGAAGGACGAGGAGGTGAAGAAAGCAAAGAAACGTGGTCGCCCGCCTGCTGAGAAGCTCTCTCCCAACCCTCTTTCCCTCActaagaagatgaagaagatcGTCGACGCTGTCATCAAATATAAGGATGG CAGTAATGGGCGACAGCTGAGCGAAGTCTTCATCCAGCTGCCTTCTCGCAAGGAGCTGCCCGAGTACTATGAGCTCATCCGGAAACCAGTGGACTTCAGAAAGATCAAG GAGAGGATCCGCAGCCATAAGTACCGCAGCCTGAACGACCTGGAGAAGGATGTGATGCTGCTTTGTCAGAATGCCCAGACTTTCAACCTGGAGGGGTCTCTG ATCTATGAGGACTCCATTGTGCTGCAGTCTGTCTTCACCAGTGTGAGACAGAAGATCGAGAAGGAGGACGAGAGCGAAGGAGAAGaaagtgaggaagaggaggaggagccagATGAAGGCTCTGAGTCTGAAT CTCGCTCGGTGAAGGTGAAGATTAAGCTGAGCcggaaagaaaaaggagaacgAGGAGGAAAAGGCCAACGACGGAGGGGCCGTGGTGCCCGGGCCAAACCTGTGGTGAGCGACGATGACAGTGAGGAAGAACAGGAAGAG GAGCATTCAGCCAGTGGCAGCGAGGAGGACTGA
- the smarca4a gene encoding SWI/SNF related, matrix associated, actin dependent regulator of chromatin, subfamily a, member 4a isoform X2 translates to MSTPDPPMGGTPRPGPSPGPGPSPGGMMGPSPGPSPGSAHSMMGPSPGPPGSGHPHPPQGPSGYPQDNMHQMHKPMEAMHEKGMPDDPRYGQMKGMGMRPGGHSGMGPPPSPMDQHSQGYPSPLGGSEHAPSPVPANGPPSGPMMPGGPPGPGAGPMEGSGDPSQGMGQPNRGGPQGPGGPGGAGGGPGGAGGPTPFNQNQLHQLRAQIMAYKMLARSQPLPEHLQMAVQGKRPMPGMQQQPMPNMPPSAGPGGVPGAGPGPAQANYNRPHGMVGPNMAPPGPAGVPPGMQGQPTNGPPKSWPEGPMVNAAAPSNPPQKLIPPQPTGRPSPAPPSVPPAASPVMPPQTQSPGQPAQPPPMMLHQKQNRITPIQKPRGLDPVEILQEREYRLQARIAHRIQELENLPGSLAGDLRTKATIELKALRLLNFQRQLRQEVVVCMRRDTALETALNAKAYKRSKRQSLREARITEKLEKQQKIEQERKRRQKHQEYLNSILQHAKDFKEYHRSITAKLQKATKAVATYHANTEREQKKENERIEKERMRRLMAEDEEGYRKLIDQKKDKRLAYLLQQTDEYVANLTELVRAHKAVQALKEKKKKKKKKKPEPVEGGAPALGPDGEPLDETSQMSDLPVKVIHVDSGKILTGVEAPKAGQLEAWLEMNPGYEVAPRSDSEDSGSEEEEEEEEDEEEQPHPSSAPAEEKKKIPDPDSEDVSEVDVQHIIEHAKQDVDDEYGNAAFNRGLQSYYAVAHAVTEKVDKQSSLLVNGQLKQYQIKGLEWLVSLYNNNLNGILADEMGLGKTIQTIALITYLMEYKRLNGPFLIIVPLSTLSNWVYEFDKWAPSVVKVSYKGSPAARRAFVPILRSGKFNVLLTTYEYIIKDKQVLAKLRWKYMIVDEGHRMKNHHCKLTQVLNTHYLAPRRLLLTGTPLQNKLPELWALLNFLLPTIFKSCSTFEQWFNAPFAMTGEKVDLNEEETILIIRRLHKVLRPFLLRRLKKEVEAQLPEKVEYVIKCDMSALQRVLYRHMQAKGVLLTDGSEKDKKGKGGTKTLMNTIMQLRKICNHPYMFQHIEESFSEHLGYSGGIVSGPDLYRSSGKFELLDRILPKLRATNHKVLLFCQMTSLMTIMEDYFAYRNFKYLRLDGTTKAEDRGMLLKTFNDPASEYFVFLLSTRAGGLGLNLQSADTVIIFDSDWNPHQDLQAQDRAHRIGQQNEVRVLRLCTVNSVEEKILAAAKYKLNVDQKVIQAGMFDQKSSGYERRAFLQAILEHEEQDEVGARGGCRSRGAWEEDEVPDDETVNQMIARSEEEFEQFMRMDLDRRREEARNPKRKPRLMEEDDMPSWILKDDAEVERLTCEEEEEKMFGRGSRQRKEVDYSDSLTEKQWLKAIEEGNLEDIEEEVRHKKTTRKRKRDRDHDIGPATPSSSSGRGREKDEEVKKAKKRGRPPAEKLSPNPLSLTKKMKKIVDAVIKYKDGNGRQLSEVFIQLPSRKELPEYYELIRKPVDFRKIKERIRSHKYRSLNDLEKDVMLLCQNAQTFNLEGSLIYEDSIVLQSVFTSVRQKIEKEDESEGEESEEEEEEPDEGSESESRSVKVKIKLSRKEKGERGGKGQRRRGRGARAKPVVSDDDSEEEQEEEHSASGSEED, encoded by the exons ATGTCCACTCCTGACCCCCCGATGGGAGGGACACCTCGGCCCGGACCCTCCCCAGGCCCAGGGCCATCTCCAGGAGGCATGATGGGCCCGAGCCCAGGCCCCTCTCCAGGCTCAGCCCACAGCATGATGGGGCCCAGCCCAGGACCTCCTGGATCTGGACACCCCCACCCTCCACAGGGACCCTCAGGATATCCTCAAGACAACATGCACCAGATGCACAAA CCCATGGAAGCCATGCATGAGAAGGGAATGCCCGATGACCCCCGCTATGGACAGATGAAGGGCATGGGCATGAGACCAGGGGGGCACAGTGGGATGGGACCCCCTCCAAGCCCCATGGACCAACATTCTCAAG GTTACCCCTCTCCATTGGGAGGCTCGGAGCACGCACCTAGCCCTGTCCCAGCCAACGGCCCTCCCTCTGGCCCTATGATGCCCGGAGGTCCCCCTGGCCCCGGGGCTGGCCCCATGGAGGGCAGTGGGGACCCTAGCCAGGGAATGGGTCAACCTAACCGCGGGGGTCCCCAGGGTCCAGGTGGACCCGGTGGTGCAGGAGGTGGACCTGGTGGCGCAGGTGGACCCACTCCTTTCAACCAGAACCAGTTGCACCAACTCAGGGCTCAGATTATGGCCTACAAGATGCTGGCACGCAGTCAGCCCTTACCGGAGCACCTGCAGATGGCTGTGCAGGGGAAGAGGCCCATGCCAGGGATGCAGCAACAGCCGATGCCCAACATGCCACCTTCTGCAGGGCCTGGAGGTGTTCCTGGGGCTGGTCCAGGACCAGCTCAGGCTAACTACAACAGACCACATG GTATGGTAGGTCCCAATATGGCGCCTCCTGGACCTGCAGGAGTTCCCCCAGGTATGCAAGGCCAGCCTACCAACGGACCCCCTAAATCATGGCCTGAAG GACCAATGGTGAATGCTGCTGCTCCATCCAACCCTCCTCAGAAGCTGATTCCACCTCAACCCACTGGCAGACCCTCTCCCGCTCCTCCCTCTGTGCCCCCCGCTGCCTCCCCAGTAATGCCCCCTCAGACGCAGTCCCCAGGACAGCCTGCCCAGCCCCCTCCCATGATGCTTCACCAGAAGCAGAACCGCATAACCCCCATCCAAAAACCTCGCGGGCTGGACCCAGTGGAGATCCTCCAGGAGAGAGAGTACAG GCTACAGGCCCGTATTGCTCACCGTATCCAGGAGCTGGAGAACCTTCCTGGCTCTCTAGCTGGTGATCTGCGCACAAAGGCCACCATCGAGCTCAAGGCCCTGAGGCTGCTTAACTTCCAGAGACAG CTGCGTCAGGAGGTTGTGGTTTGCATGCGTCGTGACACTGCTTTGGAAACTGCCCTCAACGCAAAGGCCTACAAGCGCAGCAAACGCCAGTCTCTACGTGAGGCCCGCATCACTGAGAAGCTCGAGAAACAGCAGAAGATCGAACAGGAGCGTAAACGTCGCCAGAAACACCAG GAATACCTCAACAGCATCCTGCAGCATGCCAAGGATTTTAAGGAGTACCATCGCTCCATCACAGCGAAGCTCCAGAAGGCCACCAAAGCTGTCGCCACCTATCATGCCAACACTGAGCGCGAGcagaagaaagagaatgagCGCATTGAAAAGGAGAGAATGCGGAGGCTGATG GCTGAAGATGAAGAAGGCTATCGTAAACTTATCgaccaaaagaaagacaagcgTCTGGCCTACctgctgcagcagacagacgAATACGTGGCCAACCTCACTGAGCTGGTGCGCGCCCACAAAGCCGTACAAGCTctcaaagagaagaaaaagaagaagaaaaagaag AAGCCAGAGCCTGTGGAGGGTGGTGCTCCTGCCCTGGGACCTGATGGAGAG CCTTTAGATGAGACCAGTCAAATGAGTGACCTACCGGTGAAGGTCATCCATGTGGACAGTGGAAAGATCCTGACTGGAGTTGAAGCACCTAAGGCTGGCCAGCTGGAGGCCTGGCTTGAAATGAACCCAGG ATACGAAGTAGCACCACGTTCAGACAGTGAAGACAGTGGttcagaagaggaggaggaggaggag gaggatgaagaggagcagcCTCACCCCTCTTCAGCTCcagcagaggagaagaagaagattcCTGACCCTGACAGTGAAGACGTATCTGAAGTGGATGTCCAGCACATCATCGA ACACGCCAAGCAGGATGTAGATGATGAGTACGGTAATGCAGCGTTCAACCGAGGCCTGCAGTCCTACTACGCTGTGGCTCATGCTGTCACTGAGAAAGTGGACAAACAGTCCTCACTGCTGGTCAATGGGCAGCTCAAGCAATACCAG ATCAAAGGTTTGGAGTGGCTGGTGTCGCTTTACAACAACAACTTGAATGGCATCCTGGCTGATGAGATGGGTCTTGGAAAAACTATCCAGACCATCGCACTCATCACTTACCTCATGGAGTACAAGCGCCTCAACGGGCCCTTCCTCATCATTGTACCTCTCTC AACTCTATCAAACTGGGTCTATGAGTTTGATAAGTGGGCCCCATCTGTCGTGAAAGTCTCCTACAAG GGGTCTCCAGCTGCTCGTCGTGCGTTCGTTCCCATCTTGCGCAGTGGCAAATTCAACGTGCTGCTCACCACATACGAGTACATTATCAAAGATAAGCAAGTGCTAGCAAAG CTTCGTTGGAAGTACATGATTGTGGACGAGGGCCATCGTATGAAGAACCACCACTGTAAGCTGACCCAGGTCTTGAACACACACTACTTGGCCCCGCGGCGTCTGCTGCTCACAGGCACGCCGCTGCAGAACAAGCTACCTGAGCTCTGGGCCCTGCTCAACTTCCTCCTGCCCACCATTTTCAAGAGCTGCAGTACATTCGAACAGTGGTTCAATGCCCCCTTTGCCATGACTGGAGAGAAG GTTGACCTTAATGAAGAAGAGACCATCCTGATCATTCGACGTTTACACAAGGTGCTCCGGCCTTTCTTGCTGCGCCGACTCAAGAAAGAAGTCGAGGCCCAGCTGCCCGAGAAG GTGGAGTACGTGATAAAGTGCGACATGTCAGCCCTCCAGAGGGTTTTGTACAGACACATGCAGGCCAAGGGAGTCTTGCTCACAGATGGGTCAGAAAAAGACAAGAAG GGTAAAGGTGGCACGAAGACCCTGATGAACACTATCATGCAACTGAGAAAGATTTGCAACCACCCCTACATGTTCCAGCACATTGAG gAGTCTTTCTCTGAGCATCTTGGTTATTCTGGTGGAATCGTGAGCGG CCCTGACCTGTACCGCTCCTCTGGGAAGTTTGAGCTGCTGGATCGCATCCTGCCCAAGCTGAGGGCCACCAACCACAAAGTGCTGCTTTTCTGTCAAATGACCTCACTCATGACCATCATGGAGGATTACTTTGCGTACCGTAACTTCAAGTACCTGCGTCTGGATG GAACCACCAAGGCAGAGGACCGTGGCATGCTGCTGAAGACATTCAATGACCCAGCCTCTGAGTACTTTGTGTTCCTGCTCAGCACCAGGGCAGGAGGCCTGGGCCTCAACCTGCAGTCTGCAGACACAGTCATCATCTTTGATAGTGACTGGAACCCACATCAG GACTTGCAGGCCCAGGACCGAGCCCATCGTATCGGTCAGCAGAATGAGGTGCGCGTGCTCCGCCTCTGCACCGTCAACAGTGTGGAGGAAAAGATCCTGGCAGCGGCCAAGTACAAACTGAACGTGGATCAGAAGGTCATCCAGGCCGGCATGTTCGACCAGAAGTCTTCAGGCTATGAACGGCGGGCCTTCTTACAGGCCATTCTGGAGCACGAGGAACAGGACGAGGTCGGGGCTCGAGGAGGCTGCCGCTCTAGGGGGGCGTGG GAGGAAGACGAGGTGCCCGATGACGAGACTGTCAATCAGATGATCGCCAGAAGTGAAGAGGAGTTTGAACAGTTCATG cGCATGGATCTAGACAGACGCCGCGAGGAGGCCCGCAACCCTAAGAGGAAACCTCGTCTGATGGAGGAGGACGATATGCCCAGCTGGATTTTAAAAGATGACGCTGAGGTTGAGAGGCTAACTtgcgaagaggaggaggagaagatgttTGGCAGAGGATCCCGCCAACGTAAGGAAGTGGACTACAGCGACTCGCTCACTGAGAAACAATGGCTCAAG GCCATAGAAGAGGGTAATCTAGAGGACATCGAAGAGGAAGTGCGCCACAAAAAGACAACCAGAAAGCGCAAGAGAGACCGTGACCATGACATCGGCCCGGCCACGCCCAGCTCCAGCAGCGGCCGAGGGCGGGAGAAGGACGAGGAGGTGAAGAAAGCAAAGAAACGTGGTCGCCCGCCTGCTGAGAAGCTCTCTCCCAACCCTCTTTCCCTCActaagaagatgaagaagatcGTCGACGCTGTCATCAAATATAAGGATGG TAATGGGCGACAGCTGAGCGAAGTCTTCATCCAGCTGCCTTCTCGCAAGGAGCTGCCCGAGTACTATGAGCTCATCCGGAAACCAGTGGACTTCAGAAAGATCAAG GAGAGGATCCGCAGCCATAAGTACCGCAGCCTGAACGACCTGGAGAAGGATGTGATGCTGCTTTGTCAGAATGCCCAGACTTTCAACCTGGAGGGGTCTCTG ATCTATGAGGACTCCATTGTGCTGCAGTCTGTCTTCACCAGTGTGAGACAGAAGATCGAGAAGGAGGACGAGAGCGAAGGAGAAGaaagtgaggaagaggaggaggagccagATGAAGGCTCTGAGTCTGAAT CTCGCTCGGTGAAGGTGAAGATTAAGCTGAGCcggaaagaaaaaggagaacgAGGAGGAAAAGGCCAACGACGGAGGGGCCGTGGTGCCCGGGCCAAACCTGTGGTGAGCGACGATGACAGTGAGGAAGAACAGGAAGAG GAGCATTCAGCCAGTGGCAGCGAGGAGGACTGA